The following proteins are encoded in a genomic region of Candidatus Marinarcus aquaticus:
- a CDS encoding HD-GYP domain-containing protein, translated as MNIKRLVKLSFIIVSVLVFLIFSANTIALHKIQENNLSKRNISELVLMQENMNTLVEEILSANSNEELQRIEKEFDAFEKSFENINQNFFIKDEDDILDQLIKDIHRYPIIFNSLEKLSLNEEAIEVAFEKIFETQKNKIELQETFNRLYPKESLIRNRIEEAILQHQNITLVKDLGDMKYYSKEMLFQHKNEEYFKKWLSKIDTLNQHLALKEFKEYKQTAQLIGETVLALEAINRTEESLVKHISTIIDSSQNINLKIEQDIEVLSENFLDKVYFIVTVIFIITILFIIILSYKVNRNVALSVDEIEHKVEEGLKEIKNLNKEIEETQKEVIFTMGAIGESRSKETGNHVKRVAQYSKILALHYGLSSKEANMLKQASPMHDIGKVAIPDAILNKPGRFDEAERTIMETHAELGYSMLKHSDRPLLKMAAIISNEHHEKWDGTGYPQGKKGEDIHIYGRITAVADVFDALGSDRCYKKAWDDERIFKLFKEERGKQFDPKLVDIFFEHLDEFLKIRETFKD; from the coding sequence ATGAATATCAAACGCTTAGTCAAACTCAGTTTTATCATTGTTTCTGTGTTGGTTTTTTTAATTTTCAGTGCCAACACTATTGCCCTTCATAAAATTCAAGAGAACAATCTTTCCAAAAGAAATATCTCTGAACTGGTTTTGATGCAAGAGAACATGAATACACTTGTTGAAGAGATTCTAAGTGCCAACTCCAACGAAGAGTTACAACGCATTGAAAAAGAGTTTGATGCGTTTGAAAAATCATTTGAAAACATCAATCAAAACTTCTTTATCAAAGATGAAGATGATATTTTAGACCAGCTCATCAAAGACATCCACCGCTATCCTATTATTTTTAACAGCTTAGAAAAACTCTCTCTCAATGAAGAAGCCATTGAAGTTGCCTTTGAAAAAATTTTTGAAACTCAAAAAAATAAAATTGAACTTCAAGAGACATTTAATCGACTCTATCCCAAAGAGAGTCTCATTCGAAACAGAATTGAAGAGGCCATCTTACAGCACCAAAATATCACCTTAGTCAAAGATTTAGGCGACATGAAATACTACAGTAAAGAGATGCTCTTTCAACACAAAAATGAAGAGTATTTTAAAAAGTGGTTGTCTAAAATTGATACGTTAAATCAACACTTAGCCCTAAAAGAGTTTAAAGAGTATAAACAAACGGCGCAACTTATTGGGGAAACGGTGTTAGCTCTTGAAGCAATTAATCGAACAGAAGAGAGCTTGGTCAAACACATCTCAACCATCATAGACTCAAGCCAAAACATCAATCTGAAAATAGAGCAAGACATTGAGGTGCTCTCTGAAAACTTTTTAGACAAAGTCTATTTTATTGTAACAGTCATTTTCATCATCACCATTTTATTCATCATTATTTTGTCCTATAAAGTCAATAGAAACGTTGCTTTAAGTGTTGATGAAATTGAACACAAAGTAGAAGAAGGACTAAAAGAGATTAAAAACCTCAACAAAGAGATTGAAGAGACACAAAAAGAGGTTATCTTTACCATGGGTGCGATTGGTGAAAGCCGAAGCAAAGAGACTGGAAACCATGTCAAAAGGGTAGCACAATACTCTAAAATCTTAGCCCTGCATTATGGATTGTCTTCAAAAGAGGCCAATATGCTCAAACAAGCCAGTCCCATGCACGATATTGGTAAAGTGGCCATTCCTGATGCCATTTTAAATAAACCGGGACGTTTTGATGAAGCTGAGCGTACCATCATGGAAACGCATGCCGAATTGGGTTATAGCATGCTCAAACACTCGGACAGACCACTGCTTAAAATGGCCGCCATTATCTCCAATGAACACCATGAAAAATGGGATGGTACAGGTTATCCTCAGGGGAAAAAAGGAGAAGACATTCACATCTATGGACGAATTACAGCCGTTGCAGATGTGTTTGATGCACTAGGAAGCGACCGATGTTATAAAAAAGCGTGGGATGATGAACGTATTTTCAAACTCTTTAAAGAGGAACGTGGAAAACAGTTTGACCCCAAACTTGTGGATATTTTCTTTGAGCATCTCGATGAGTTTTTAAAAATACGCGAGACCTTTAAAGATTAA
- a CDS encoding metallophosphoesterase, with product MKLPTPQTIDVSTSYKAFDGLRILHLSDLHINKKTTQSDIEALVKLCHTLEYDFAVITGDIIDCSVKHILPQLKLLNQIKKCYYISGNHDLVYGLNDLKKALHELIYLDNTTALISHNNELILLAGLSDRFSKFFKLQRQEDAIKKELSSHAHTILLAHQPKDYKLAVETNSALFLCGHTHGGQIYPFHYVVKLFQPFLNGLFYKNRTAIYVNSGLGTWGIDMRFKSHSEITLLKLTSKSVQYSKGMV from the coding sequence ATGAAACTACCAACGCCTCAAACCATTGACGTATCAACATCGTATAAAGCATTTGATGGACTTCGCATCTTGCACTTAAGTGATTTGCACATCAATAAAAAAACCACTCAAAGTGACATAGAGGCGTTGGTGAAGTTATGCCATACATTAGAGTATGACTTTGCAGTGATTACAGGCGATATCATTGATTGTTCGGTTAAACACATATTGCCCCAACTCAAACTGCTCAATCAAATTAAAAAGTGTTACTATATCAGTGGGAATCATGACTTGGTGTATGGTTTGAATGATTTAAAAAAAGCCTTACACGAACTCATCTATTTGGACAATACCACCGCACTGATTTCACACAACAATGAGCTTATATTACTGGCCGGTTTAAGTGATCGTTTCTCGAAATTTTTTAAACTCCAACGTCAAGAGGATGCCATAAAAAAAGAACTGTCAAGTCATGCTCACACCATCTTACTTGCGCATCAACCCAAAGATTATAAACTCGCCGTTGAAACCAATAGTGCTTTGTTTTTATGCGGACACACGCATGGGGGTCAAATCTACCCGTTTCATTATGTGGTCAAACTCTTTCAACCTTTTTTAAATGGATTGTTTTATAAAAACAGAACTGCTATCTATGTCAACAGTGGTTTAGGCACATGGGGCATTGACATGCGCTTTAAATCTCACAGCGAAATCACACTGTTAAAATTAACGTCAAAAAGTGTACAATACTCAAAAGGAATGGTATGA
- a CDS encoding sensor histidine kinase produces MRKLSIKRKLLIYNIIIQLLILIAFSFSLYKTLQISTLDKVESTLKVIVLDILDDVIEHKEEIEQRAFDEEKEYRFEPLHIRLAQIDEGFKVIQETNFGLTLHNDLEKLKALKQDVIYFEEYETILVSRIRFVMDEKNYVIEVATNYDYLNSTMENLFYILLFIVPIILIFSIIGGYFLIYKSLLPIEMMLKNLKQISASSLSKRLETSNNNDEIDQLAHEINSLLTRLEISFEKISQFSSDASHELKTPLTIIRGEIEVALRKERTPQEYIQTLQSSLDEILIIQQTVDDLLFLAKNESDLHYDEIIYLDEISLESIKELSCLAELKKVELEADIKMPLQVFGHSKLLKIALKNLLKNAINFSFENQKVIVKNYSDEAFIYLEVEDFGIGIKKEEQKKIFEKFYRTDKSRNKDSGGTGLGMAIVEKIIHIHEASIEVKSEENKGTTMTIKFKKAKEDA; encoded by the coding sequence ATGCGTAAACTCTCTATCAAACGAAAACTGCTCATATACAACATCATCATTCAACTGTTGATTTTAATTGCATTCTCTTTTTCGTTGTACAAAACCCTACAAATCTCAACTTTGGACAAAGTGGAATCAACCCTCAAAGTGATTGTCTTGGATATTTTAGATGATGTGATTGAACACAAAGAGGAGATAGAACAGCGCGCATTTGATGAAGAGAAAGAGTATCGATTTGAGCCCTTGCACATTCGGCTTGCACAAATTGATGAAGGTTTTAAAGTGATTCAAGAGACCAATTTTGGTCTGACACTGCATAATGACCTTGAAAAACTCAAAGCACTCAAACAAGATGTGATCTATTTTGAAGAGTATGAAACAATTCTGGTCAGTCGTATCCGTTTTGTAATGGATGAAAAAAACTACGTCATTGAAGTTGCTACAAATTATGACTATTTAAACAGCACCATGGAGAATCTCTTTTATATCTTGTTATTTATTGTACCCATCATTCTCATTTTCTCTATCATTGGCGGATATTTCCTCATTTATAAATCGCTTCTGCCTATTGAGATGATGCTTAAAAACCTCAAACAAATAAGCGCTTCAAGTCTCTCTAAACGGTTAGAAACCAGCAACAACAATGATGAGATTGACCAACTTGCACATGAAATCAACAGTCTGCTCACACGGCTTGAAATCTCTTTTGAAAAAATTTCACAGTTCAGCAGTGATGCTTCACATGAACTCAAAACACCACTGACCATCATACGAGGTGAAATCGAGGTGGCTTTACGAAAAGAGCGTACACCACAAGAGTACATCCAAACTCTTCAAAGTTCTTTGGATGAGATACTCATCATCCAACAAACCGTCGATGACCTTCTGTTTTTAGCCAAAAACGAAAGCGATTTACACTATGATGAAATCATCTATTTAGATGAAATCAGTTTAGAATCCATCAAAGAGTTAAGCTGTTTAGCCGAACTTAAAAAAGTAGAACTGGAAGCCGATATTAAAATGCCACTTCAAGTCTTTGGCCACAGTAAATTGCTTAAGATTGCATTGAAAAATCTGCTTAAAAATGCGATTAATTTCTCGTTTGAGAACCAAAAGGTCATTGTAAAAAACTACAGCGATGAGGCATTTATCTATTTAGAAGTAGAAGATTTTGGCATTGGCATAAAAAAAGAGGAACAAAAGAAAATATTTGAGAAGTTTTATCGTACCGATAAGAGTAGAAACAAAGACTCAGGAGGTACGGGCTTAGGTATGGCCATTGTAGAAAAAATCATTCACATTCATGAAGCAAGCATTGAAGTAAAAAGTGAAGAGAACAAAGGCACAACCATGACCATCAAATTTAAAAAGGCAAAAGAGGACGCATGA
- a CDS encoding YceI family protein: protein MYKLILVALLALFSQASEWTIQEGVIQAHTEVFGDSDINPATTQISSQLHHDDSGLESLRGEVKLDSMSLKSDTPKRDLNMYELLNTAVHPTITFDMINVLKNDENYTIEGYLTLNGIKKKITSQAVVEQNNSELKLNGAFDILLTDFGMEPPTLLFLTVRNKIDITYTLSYTKEP from the coding sequence ATGTATAAATTAATTCTTGTTGCGCTTTTAGCGCTTTTTTCTCAAGCTTCAGAATGGACCATTCAAGAAGGAGTGATTCAAGCTCACACGGAAGTGTTTGGCGACAGCGATATCAATCCAGCCACCACACAAATCAGTTCACAATTGCATCACGATGATTCAGGCTTAGAGTCTTTACGAGGAGAGGTGAAACTTGATTCAATGAGCCTTAAAAGTGATACGCCTAAACGCGATTTAAATATGTATGAACTGCTCAACACGGCCGTTCATCCCACCATCACTTTTGATATGATCAATGTGCTTAAAAATGATGAGAACTATACGATTGAAGGCTATTTAACACTCAATGGTATTAAGAAGAAAATCACCTCACAAGCCGTTGTAGAACAAAATAACAGTGAACTTAAACTCAATGGAGCTTTTGATATTTTATTGACCGATTTTGGAATGGAACCGCCTACCCTTCTATTTTTAACTGTACGAAATAAAATTGACATCACCTATACCCTTAGCTATACAAAGGAGCCATAA
- a CDS encoding response regulator transcription factor, which translates to MKILVIEDDEKIVNFLKKGLEEESYSVDYALNGDEGLYLASVNTYDLILLDIMLPIKDGIEVCRTLRTNKIFTPIIMLTAKDTTEDKIKGLDIGANDYLPKPFSFSELLARIRVQLRTQEMPQTRLKVDDLELDLLSKTARRGEDIIALTAKEFSLLEFLIKNKDRVLSESVISENLSNMDDDNISNVVNVYIYRLRNKIDKPYEKKLIKTIRGLGFKISDA; encoded by the coding sequence ATGAAAATATTGGTCATTGAAGATGATGAAAAAATCGTAAACTTCTTAAAAAAAGGGCTTGAAGAGGAGTCATATAGCGTTGATTATGCGCTTAATGGAGATGAAGGTCTTTATTTAGCGAGTGTCAATACTTATGACCTGATTTTATTGGACATCATGTTGCCCATTAAAGATGGCATAGAGGTGTGTCGAACCCTTCGAACCAATAAAATTTTTACCCCCATTATCATGCTCACAGCCAAAGATACCACCGAAGATAAAATCAAAGGTTTGGATATTGGTGCCAATGACTATTTGCCCAAACCCTTCTCATTTTCTGAACTGCTCGCACGAATTCGTGTGCAACTTCGAACCCAAGAGATGCCTCAAACCAGACTGAAAGTCGATGATTTGGAATTGGATTTACTGAGCAAAACTGCCAGAAGAGGTGAAGATATCATTGCCTTGACGGCCAAAGAGTTTTCACTTTTGGAGTTTTTAATCAAAAACAAAGACCGCGTCTTATCAGAAAGTGTTATCAGTGAAAACCTAAGCAATATGGATGATGACAACATCAGTAATGTGGTCAATGTCTATATCTATCGATTGCGTAATAAAATCGATAAACCGTATGAGAAGAAACTCATTAAAACCATTCGAGGATTGGGGTTTAAAATAAGCGATGCGTAA